The nucleotide sequence TGCTTTGTACATTTTGGGAAGTGACTTGCCAGATTTAGACAGCAATAACGCACCTCTCAGAAATTTTACAAAAGCTATATCTCTATCTTTCGCCATATACATATTCTCAGCTTTCCTATATGAAAAATTCTATTCTATTCAACAACTGAAATTTATACCACACCCCATCATGCTCTCGATTTCTGTAGCTTCAGCTATGTTAATTGGAGTAGCACTTGTGAACCTCTTCCTTTCCATGCCTATATTTTCGCACCGAGGTTTTGCCCATTCAATTACATTCGCAGCGATATATGGAATAATAATCTACCTCTTCTCATCAACAAAAAGCGAGTACGCAATATTTTTTGGTATCAGCGCATTTTCTGGAGTGATGAGCCACATGATTGCAGATTATTGGAGAAAACCGAGCAAAATCTTCAAATTTTA is from Fervidobacterium gondwanense DSM 13020 and encodes:
- a CDS encoding metal-dependent hydrolase; its protein translation is MPNLLVHLRVGMISYPIYLLIYGAISHLLNIKFAPTPIDLAISYALYILGSDLPDLDSNNAPLRNFTKAISLSFAIYIFSAFLYEKFYSIQQLKFIPHPIMLSISVASAMLIGVALVNLFLSMPIFSHRGFAHSITFAAIYGIIIYLFSSTKSEYAIFFGISAFSGVMSHMIADYWRKPSKIFKFY